Proteins encoded in a region of the Takifugu flavidus isolate HTHZ2018 chromosome 10, ASM371156v2, whole genome shotgun sequence genome:
- the herpud2 gene encoding homocysteine-responsive endoplasmic reticulum-resident ubiquitin-like domain member 2 protein isoform X2, producing the protein MGTMDPGALDSPVIVVIKAPNQNYEDQTINCFLDWTVERLKNHISIVYPSKPRSKDQRLVYSGRLLQDHLQLRDVLRKDEYHMMHLVCKPQSPPASPLPGSSSTANSPGASSSDADGPHSHTSTLNQPGQPASSSSSSSSSSSSPVTEGEDGPRYRGNTPLFNPQAPPGVPQWPGGAQVPLQGGVPAPLYVPLQMLWWQQMYARHYYMQYQAAVAASQPLSAAPPASASSPPHQPDPPNEGVQPNPDPLPQNQPADRVQMNAQGGAALNDDELNRDWLDWLYTVSRAGVLLSIVYFYSSFSRFVMVVGAMLLVYLHQAGWFPFRADLQNLRGEPGRAPQEEAGGHQDMHEMERLMDEGMEEDEGGEEGGAEEQPQVAADDAAVPELSFVTMVWSFISTFFTSLIPEGRPHQAN; encoded by the exons ATGGGAACCATGGACCCCGGGGCACTCGATAGTCCCGTGATCGTGGTCATTAAAGCCCCCAACCAGAACTATGAAGACCAGACCATCAACTGCTTCCTCGACTGGACggtggagaggctgaagaatCACATCTCTATCGTCTACCCGAGCAAGCCG cgGTCCAAAGATCAGCGGCTGGTCTACTCAGGGAGGCTTCTGCAGgaccacctgcagctcagagatgTGCTGAGGAAG GATGAGTACCACATGATGCACCTGGTGTGTAAACCTCAAAGCCCCCCAGCCTCACCTTTGCCTGGAAGCTCGTCTACGGCAAACTCTCCTGGAGCCAGT AGTTCAGACGCTGACGGACCCCACTCACATACCAGTACGCTGAACCAGCCCGGCCagccagcctcctcctcctcctcctcctcctcctcctcctcctctcccgtcACAGAAGGCGAAGACGGACCGAGGTATCGAGGCAACACCCCCCTTTTCAACCCTCAGGCACCCCCTGGAGTCCCCCAGTG GCCAGGCGGAGCCCAGGTCCCTCTACAAGGCGGCGTCCCGGCCCCCCTGTACGTGCCCCTGCAGATGTTGTGGTGGCAGCAAATGTACGCCCGTCACTATTACATGCAATA TCAAGCAGCTGTCGCCGCGTCACAGCCTCTCAGCGCCGCCCCTCCCGCCTCCGCCTCCTCGCCCCCCCATCAACCAGACCCTCCCAACGAAGGTGTGCAGCCCAATCCGGACCCTCTGCCACAGAACCAGCCGGCCGACCGCGTCCAGATGAACGCTCAGGGCGGCGCCGCGCTAAACGATGACGAGCTGAACCGCGACTGGCTGGACTGGCTTTATACCGTGTCCCGCGCCGGTGTCCTGCTCAGCATCGTCTACTTCTACTCGTCCTTCAGTCGCTTCGTCATGGTGGTCGGAGCCATGCTGTTGGTTTACCT CCACCAGGCCGGTTGGTTTCCCTTCAGAGCGGATCTGCAGAACCTCAGAGGAGAACCAGGCAGAGCTCCACAGGAAGAGGCgggaggacaccaggacatgCATGAAATG GAACGTCTGATGGACGAAGGcatggaggaagatgaggggggggaggaaggtggagctgaggagcagcccCAGGTAGCTGCTGATGATGCTGCCGTCCCTGAGCTCAGCTTTGTCACCATGGTGTGGTCCTTCATCAGCACCTTCTTCACCTCCCTCATCCCAGAAGGACGCCCCCACCAGGCGAACTAG
- the herpud2 gene encoding homocysteine-responsive endoplasmic reticulum-resident ubiquitin-like domain member 2 protein isoform X3, with the protein MGTMDPGALDSPVIVVIKAPNQNYEDQTINCFLDWTVERLKNHISIVYPSKPRSKDQRLVYSGRLLQDHLQLRDVLRKQDEYHMMHLVCKPQSPPASPLPGSSSTANSPGASSSDADGPHSHTSTLNQPGQPASSSSSSSSSSSSPVTEGEDGPRPGGAQVPLQGGVPAPLYVPLQMLWWQQMYARHYYMQYQAAVAASQPLSAAPPASASSPPHQPDPPNEGVQPNPDPLPQNQPADRVQMNAQGGAALNDDELNRDWLDWLYTVSRAGVLLSIVYFYSSFSRFVMVVGAMLLVYLHQAGWFPFRADLQNLRGEPGRAPQEEAGGHQDMHEMERLMDEGMEEDEGGEEGGAEEQPQVAADDAAVPELSFVTMVWSFISTFFTSLIPEGRPHQAN; encoded by the exons ATGGGAACCATGGACCCCGGGGCACTCGATAGTCCCGTGATCGTGGTCATTAAAGCCCCCAACCAGAACTATGAAGACCAGACCATCAACTGCTTCCTCGACTGGACggtggagaggctgaagaatCACATCTCTATCGTCTACCCGAGCAAGCCG cgGTCCAAAGATCAGCGGCTGGTCTACTCAGGGAGGCTTCTGCAGgaccacctgcagctcagagatgTGCTGAGGAAG CAGGATGAGTACCACATGATGCACCTGGTGTGTAAACCTCAAAGCCCCCCAGCCTCACCTTTGCCTGGAAGCTCGTCTACGGCAAACTCTCCTGGAGCCAGT AGTTCAGACGCTGACGGACCCCACTCACATACCAGTACGCTGAACCAGCCCGGCCagccagcctcctcctcctcctcctcctcctcctcctcctcctctcccgtcACAGAAGGCGAAGACGGACCGAG GCCAGGCGGAGCCCAGGTCCCTCTACAAGGCGGCGTCCCGGCCCCCCTGTACGTGCCCCTGCAGATGTTGTGGTGGCAGCAAATGTACGCCCGTCACTATTACATGCAATA TCAAGCAGCTGTCGCCGCGTCACAGCCTCTCAGCGCCGCCCCTCCCGCCTCCGCCTCCTCGCCCCCCCATCAACCAGACCCTCCCAACGAAGGTGTGCAGCCCAATCCGGACCCTCTGCCACAGAACCAGCCGGCCGACCGCGTCCAGATGAACGCTCAGGGCGGCGCCGCGCTAAACGATGACGAGCTGAACCGCGACTGGCTGGACTGGCTTTATACCGTGTCCCGCGCCGGTGTCCTGCTCAGCATCGTCTACTTCTACTCGTCCTTCAGTCGCTTCGTCATGGTGGTCGGAGCCATGCTGTTGGTTTACCT CCACCAGGCCGGTTGGTTTCCCTTCAGAGCGGATCTGCAGAACCTCAGAGGAGAACCAGGCAGAGCTCCACAGGAAGAGGCgggaggacaccaggacatgCATGAAATG GAACGTCTGATGGACGAAGGcatggaggaagatgaggggggggaggaaggtggagctgaggagcagcccCAGGTAGCTGCTGATGATGCTGCCGTCCCTGAGCTCAGCTTTGTCACCATGGTGTGGTCCTTCATCAGCACCTTCTTCACCTCCCTCATCCCAGAAGGACGCCCCCACCAGGCGAACTAG
- the herpud2 gene encoding homocysteine-responsive endoplasmic reticulum-resident ubiquitin-like domain member 2 protein isoform X1: MGTMDPGALDSPVIVVIKAPNQNYEDQTINCFLDWTVERLKNHISIVYPSKPRSKDQRLVYSGRLLQDHLQLRDVLRKQDEYHMMHLVCKPQSPPASPLPGSSSTANSPGASSSDADGPHSHTSTLNQPGQPASSSSSSSSSSSSPVTEGEDGPRYRGNTPLFNPQAPPGVPQWPGGAQVPLQGGVPAPLYVPLQMLWWQQMYARHYYMQYQAAVAASQPLSAAPPASASSPPHQPDPPNEGVQPNPDPLPQNQPADRVQMNAQGGAALNDDELNRDWLDWLYTVSRAGVLLSIVYFYSSFSRFVMVVGAMLLVYLHQAGWFPFRADLQNLRGEPGRAPQEEAGGHQDMHEMERLMDEGMEEDEGGEEGGAEEQPQVAADDAAVPELSFVTMVWSFISTFFTSLIPEGRPHQAN, encoded by the exons ATGGGAACCATGGACCCCGGGGCACTCGATAGTCCCGTGATCGTGGTCATTAAAGCCCCCAACCAGAACTATGAAGACCAGACCATCAACTGCTTCCTCGACTGGACggtggagaggctgaagaatCACATCTCTATCGTCTACCCGAGCAAGCCG cgGTCCAAAGATCAGCGGCTGGTCTACTCAGGGAGGCTTCTGCAGgaccacctgcagctcagagatgTGCTGAGGAAG CAGGATGAGTACCACATGATGCACCTGGTGTGTAAACCTCAAAGCCCCCCAGCCTCACCTTTGCCTGGAAGCTCGTCTACGGCAAACTCTCCTGGAGCCAGT AGTTCAGACGCTGACGGACCCCACTCACATACCAGTACGCTGAACCAGCCCGGCCagccagcctcctcctcctcctcctcctcctcctcctcctcctctcccgtcACAGAAGGCGAAGACGGACCGAGGTATCGAGGCAACACCCCCCTTTTCAACCCTCAGGCACCCCCTGGAGTCCCCCAGTG GCCAGGCGGAGCCCAGGTCCCTCTACAAGGCGGCGTCCCGGCCCCCCTGTACGTGCCCCTGCAGATGTTGTGGTGGCAGCAAATGTACGCCCGTCACTATTACATGCAATA TCAAGCAGCTGTCGCCGCGTCACAGCCTCTCAGCGCCGCCCCTCCCGCCTCCGCCTCCTCGCCCCCCCATCAACCAGACCCTCCCAACGAAGGTGTGCAGCCCAATCCGGACCCTCTGCCACAGAACCAGCCGGCCGACCGCGTCCAGATGAACGCTCAGGGCGGCGCCGCGCTAAACGATGACGAGCTGAACCGCGACTGGCTGGACTGGCTTTATACCGTGTCCCGCGCCGGTGTCCTGCTCAGCATCGTCTACTTCTACTCGTCCTTCAGTCGCTTCGTCATGGTGGTCGGAGCCATGCTGTTGGTTTACCT CCACCAGGCCGGTTGGTTTCCCTTCAGAGCGGATCTGCAGAACCTCAGAGGAGAACCAGGCAGAGCTCCACAGGAAGAGGCgggaggacaccaggacatgCATGAAATG GAACGTCTGATGGACGAAGGcatggaggaagatgaggggggggaggaaggtggagctgaggagcagcccCAGGTAGCTGCTGATGATGCTGCCGTCCCTGAGCTCAGCTTTGTCACCATGGTGTGGTCCTTCATCAGCACCTTCTTCACCTCCCTCATCCCAGAAGGACGCCCCCACCAGGCGAACTAG
- the gpatch4 gene encoding G patch domain-containing protein 4 produces MAEGKNRGLTFAEKQLLCHGWKHGKGLGRAENGISEAIKVKVKSDKAGVGHNEGDKFTFHWWDHVFNKASSSLQVETDQNGVQLKKNLDSDEEGGMVSNKKPLKASFTKDKLYGCFVKSATLLSGQEHPEPKSPPDGSSSSEEEQEHKLDLSTTTNLSDADLISACGGRTAHKGARYGLTMSAKLARLEQQEAEFMAKYGKKKESPSPSCATPDLQSAVREEETDEDSMSKVVKEKGVCEKSEVTRSTDADISSKKKKRKREDKMRVSAEEGEACVETTKKRKKKNADAEQFEGEKPLAPERKTKKKKSSKEPKILKLSGD; encoded by the exons ATGGCAGAAGGCAAAAATCGGGGGTTGACGTTTGCAGAGAAGCAACTGCTATGTCATGGATGGAAACATGGAAAAGGACTGGGACGAGCTGAGAATGGCATATCTGAAGCGatcaaagtgaaagtgaaatcCGATAAAGCCGGCGTTGGTCACAACGAAGGGGACAAGTTTACCTTCCATTGGTGGGATCATGTCTTCAATAAGGCGTCGTCCAGTCTGCAGGTGGAGACTGATCAGAACGGTGTTCAGCTAAAGAAGAATCTGGACTCCGATGAAGAGGGTGGGATGGTCTCCAATAAAAAGCCACTGAAAGCTTCGTTTACAAAAGATAAACTTTACGGATGTTTTGTAAAGTCAGCCACGCTGTTGTCTGGTCAAGAGCACCCAGAGCCAAAGTCTCCTCCAGATGGCAGCAGTAGCtcagaagaagagcaggaacaCAAACTGGATCTGTCCACTACCACCAACCTCTCTGATGCTGATTTAATATCGGCCTGTGGAGGACGTACAGCACACAAGGGGGCACGGTATGGATTGACCATGAGTGCCAAATTAGCCAGGcttgagcagcaggaggcagagttTATGGCTAAATATGGCAAGAAGAAAGAGTCGCCTTCGCCTTCTTGTGCCACCCCAGATCTTCAGTCGGctgtcagggaggaggagaccgATGAAGACTCCATGAGCAAAGTGGTCAAAGAGAAAGGTGTCTGTGAGAAGAGTGAGGTGACTAGAAGTACCGATGCAGATATTAgctcaaaaaagaagaaacggaAACGTGAAGATAAGATGCGTGTTTCTGCTGAGGAGGGTGAGGCTTGtgttgaaacaacaaagaaacgTAAAAAGAAGAACGCTGATGCAGAGCAGTTCGAAGGAGAAAAGCCTCTGGCCCCcgagaggaaaacaaagaaaaagaaatcctccAAAGAACCCA AGATATTAAAGCTGAGTGGTGACTGA